The following are encoded in a window of Oncorhynchus keta strain PuntledgeMale-10-30-2019 chromosome 10, Oket_V2, whole genome shotgun sequence genomic DNA:
- the LOC118389290 gene encoding apolipoprotein L4-like produces MGWSSWTASWMLWRGWWSPLFVFADENRLCPLPQGREQASVRAVITSARMACPLLIHFKRDASAFFSPCLLNVEVLHVYLENYMHISEQLGERMGLGKTEKNDNLMIDTSPEVNEKSMQTVFNHLRYLSDIRVDQHLRLTFLFQESALRFIGLFSQCHSRMLDFIKELERRAGKLDKMKKGGYISSVAGSAVGATRGALTITGLCLAPVTAGLSLGLTIAVIGMGVTSGVNSLTTGVTKVAFKSYQNKKANTIFQCFMEDMQRLHGSLEKVASNICPLEPKVVALVVGKNIGKGGASLGKKINGIVKNTSAIEALMGKGMVMGAGKLGLQEGKTFAADLPDIGMLAQGTPLALSRTLRRCAVASNALFIGLDIITICKDSVSLAKGSKSKRSQLIRARAALWRTEIDSCQRIHDSLCRGIWRFRKSQRILEKPFYLVKEFESLEPLVQMRLMEQPEDDLKLWCSLWRRRDS; encoded by the exons ATGGGCTGGAGTAGCTGGACTGCTTCATGGATGCTGTGGAGAGGCTGGTGGTCACCTCTGTTTGTATTTGCTGATGAAAACCGGTTGTGTCCTCTGCCTCAGGGGAGGGAACAAGCAAGTGTCCGAGCTGTCATCACCTCCGCTAGAATGGCCTGTCCTCTCCTCATCCACTTTAAGAGGGACGCTTCAGCCTTCTTTTCCCCATGCCTCCTCAATGTGGAGGTGCTGCACGTGTACTTGGAAAATTACATGCACATCTCTGAGCAGCTTGGTGAGAGAATGGGATTGGGAAAAAC AGAGAAGAATGACAACTTGATGATTGACACAAGCCCTGAAGTAAATGAAAAGTCCATGCAGACCGTGTTTAACCATTTGCGCTATTTGAGTGATATCAG GGTGGACCAGCACCTCAGACTGACGTTCCTGTTCCAGGAGTCTGCCCTGCGCTTCATTGGTCTGTTCAGTCAGTGCCACTCCAGAATGCTGGACTTTATAAAAGAGCTGGAAAGGAGAGCTGGCAAACTAGATAAGATGAAGAAAGGGGGTTATATCTCCAGTGTGGCAGGCAGTGCAGTGGGGGCGACCAGAGGTGCTCTGACCATAACAGGCCTTTGTCTTGCCCCTGTTACTGCTGGGCTGTCACTGGGACTCACCATCGCAGTGATTGGAATGGGTGTGACCAGTGGGGTCAACAGTCTAACCACTGGTGTTACAAAGGTGGCATTTAAAAGCTACCAAAACAAGAAAGCCAATACAATCTTTCAATGTTTCATGGAGGACATGCAAAGACTCCATGGTAGTCTGGAGAAGGTGGCCAGCAACATTTGCCCTTTGGAGCCGAAGGTGGTGGCATTAGTGGTTGGGAAGAATATAGGCAAAGGTGGTGCGAGTTTAGGAAAGAAGATCAATGGCATAGTAAAAAATACCTCTGCAATAGAGGCCTTAATGGGAAAAGGCATGGTTATGGGTGCAGGCAAGTTGGGACTCCAAGAGGGCAAAACATTTGCTGCAGATTTACCTGACATTGGGATGTTGGCCCAAGGCACTCCACTCGCCCTCTCTAGGACATTAAGGCGATGCGCCGTGGCCTCAAATGCCCTATTCATTGGCCTGGATATCATCACTATCTGTAAAGACAGTGTCAGCCTTGCCAAAGGCAGCAAGAGCAAGAGATCCCAGCTCATCCGAGCCAGAGCAGCACTGTGGCGCACAGAGATCGACTCATGTCAGAGGATCCATGACTCACTGTGCCGAGGCATCTGGAGGTTCAGAAAGAGTCAGCGAATCCTGGAGAAACCCTTTTACCTTGTGAAGGAGTTTGAAAGTCTAGAGCCGCTTGTGCAGATGAGACTCATGGAGCAGCCTGAGGATGATTTGAAACTCTGGTGCAGCTTATGGAGGAGACGAGACTCCTGA